A section of the Kribbella sp. HUAS MG21 genome encodes:
- a CDS encoding multicopper oxidase family protein — translation MREQISRRRMLGIGGALGLVAAGGLTSAAALSRRPAMTGAELRSAVPLPPAYQVPLPIPWVLSGAERYELVQREVTAELLPGVPTRLWTYDGTFPGPTIESRRGRAITVAHRNELPVPTVAHLHGGRTPAASDGYPTDLVLPAGWGHRGHGMHDPRAVTSELTREYTYPLDQRPTLLWYHDHRMDFTAPAIWRGLAGMHIVRDDVEESLGLPSGARELPLLIADRAFAADGSLAYPSIDPALTATPGVQDPYIAGVLGDVVLVNGAPWPVHVVDAVRYRLRILNASNARHYDLEAVLDDGRRLDLVQIGADQGLLHTPVTHRNLPIAPAERYDVILDFGQAPVGSRVRIVNRLGSGRTRDVMAFDVVRKAADLSRVPEVLSDDLPRWQRSEAVRVRDFAFGAGRMGHGHGWLIGGRPFAPDRTDVTARLGDVEIWRLVADVHHPIHVHLVGFRVLSRGGRDPLPHDAGLKDTVSLRPGESAEIITRFDGYRGRYLFHCHNAEHEDMGMMANFEIT, via the coding sequence ATGCGTGAGCAGATCAGCCGGCGCCGAATGCTGGGGATCGGCGGAGCACTCGGACTGGTCGCCGCAGGCGGGTTGACGAGCGCGGCCGCGTTGTCGCGCCGTCCGGCGATGACGGGAGCCGAGTTGCGGAGCGCCGTACCGTTGCCGCCGGCGTACCAGGTGCCGTTGCCGATCCCGTGGGTGCTGTCCGGAGCGGAACGGTACGAGCTCGTGCAGCGGGAGGTGACGGCGGAGCTCCTGCCCGGCGTGCCGACGCGGTTGTGGACGTACGACGGAACGTTCCCCGGGCCGACCATCGAGTCGCGGCGGGGCCGGGCGATCACGGTTGCCCACCGCAACGAGTTGCCGGTGCCGACCGTGGCGCACCTGCACGGCGGACGGACGCCAGCCGCGTCCGACGGCTATCCGACGGATCTCGTGCTGCCGGCCGGGTGGGGGCATCGCGGGCACGGGATGCACGATCCGCGGGCGGTCACGAGCGAGCTCACCCGGGAGTACACGTATCCGCTCGACCAGCGGCCGACGTTGCTCTGGTACCACGATCACCGGATGGACTTCACCGCGCCGGCGATCTGGCGCGGCCTCGCCGGGATGCACATCGTCCGCGACGACGTCGAGGAGTCACTCGGCCTGCCGTCGGGTGCGCGCGAGCTGCCGCTGCTGATCGCCGACCGTGCGTTCGCGGCCGACGGGTCGTTGGCGTACCCCTCGATCGATCCGGCGCTGACAGCCACGCCGGGTGTCCAGGACCCTTATATTGCTGGCGTTCTAGGCGATGTCGTCCTGGTGAACGGTGCGCCGTGGCCGGTGCACGTGGTCGACGCCGTGCGGTACCGGCTGCGCATCCTGAACGCGTCGAACGCGCGGCACTACGATCTCGAGGCGGTCCTCGACGACGGACGCCGCCTCGACCTCGTCCAGATCGGCGCCGACCAAGGCCTGCTCCACACACCGGTCACGCACCGGAACCTGCCGATCGCCCCGGCCGAGCGGTACGACGTGATTCTCGACTTCGGGCAGGCGCCGGTGGGGAGCCGGGTGCGGATCGTGAACCGGTTGGGCTCCGGGCGGACGCGGGACGTGATGGCGTTCGACGTCGTACGGAAGGCGGCTGACCTGAGCCGGGTCCCGGAGGTGCTGTCCGACGATCTGCCGCGGTGGCAGCGGTCGGAGGCGGTGCGCGTGCGGGACTTTGCGTTCGGGGCCGGCCGAATGGGGCACGGGCATGGGTGGTTGATCGGCGGGCGGCCGTTCGCGCCGGACCGGACCGACGTGACCGCACGCCTGGGGGACGTGGAGATCTGGCGGCTGGTGGCCGACGTCCATCATCCGATCCACGTGCACCTGGTCGGGTTCCGGGTGCTGTCGCGCGGCGGCCGGGATCCGCTGCCGCACGACGCCGGGCTCAAGGACACCGTGTCGTTGCGGCCGGGGGAGTCCGCCGAGATCATCACCCGCTTCGACGGCTACCGCGGGCGGTATCTCTTCCACTGCCACAACGCCGAGCACGAGGACATGGGCATGATGGCCAACTTCGAGATCACCTAG
- a CDS encoding DUF4139 domain-containing protein, whose product MTELLVDAPIVAVTVYPDRARITRRGTVTVPGGDQTVYVEPLPLALENDSVRVSGRGPATVLGVDLVMRHHPQAPDETVADLERRRLEAQDEVAALADADDVQAQLDTFLGQLARRAGGSFARTLATGESNTELTGFTESLAQRLAAVRSTRRELAAQRREVEERLAAVGRRLAALKEQRKPDRRSAAVALELESEAEVEIELSYVVPAAGWASSYDVRLNGDRLTLNWYGLITQQTGEDWPECDLTLSTARPTVSAKVPELDPWFLDRRRPPMPPAPAAVPLSRGAGFTEQLQSAAPEFGAADLAVAKATIEQGVTAASYTPPRPVAVPGDGTTHRATIAAIDLDAELDYITAPVRSTDVQLRATVVNSSAHTLPAGKAAIFHEADFVGSAALPVWAPGEDVELALGLDDRVRVERKLVRRDASKATLGSTRRRQVEYETKVENHTPRKARITVLDQYPVARDHEITVKPLTAEPEPAETTDLGVVTWKLDLEPGAESVVRLAFRVDTGKSVELSGWRE is encoded by the coding sequence ATGACTGAACTCCTGGTGGATGCGCCCATCGTCGCCGTGACCGTGTACCCGGACCGTGCGCGGATCACGCGGCGTGGGACGGTCACGGTGCCCGGCGGGGATCAGACCGTGTACGTCGAGCCGCTGCCCCTGGCGCTGGAGAACGACAGCGTGCGGGTGTCGGGGCGCGGCCCGGCGACCGTGCTGGGCGTCGACCTGGTCATGCGGCACCACCCGCAGGCACCGGACGAGACCGTCGCCGACCTCGAGCGGCGGCGGCTCGAGGCCCAGGACGAGGTGGCGGCGCTGGCCGACGCGGACGACGTGCAGGCGCAGCTCGACACGTTCCTGGGACAGCTCGCGCGGCGCGCCGGCGGCAGCTTCGCGCGCACGCTTGCGACGGGTGAGTCCAACACCGAGCTCACCGGGTTCACCGAGTCGCTCGCGCAGCGGTTGGCCGCCGTACGGTCGACGCGCCGGGAGCTGGCTGCCCAGCGTCGCGAGGTCGAGGAGCGGCTCGCCGCCGTCGGCCGTCGGCTCGCCGCGCTGAAGGAGCAGCGCAAGCCGGACCGTCGCTCTGCCGCAGTCGCGCTCGAGCTGGAGTCCGAGGCGGAGGTGGAGATCGAGCTGTCGTACGTCGTACCCGCCGCCGGCTGGGCGAGCTCGTACGACGTCCGGCTCAACGGCGACCGGCTGACACTGAACTGGTACGGCCTGATCACGCAGCAGACCGGCGAGGACTGGCCGGAGTGCGACCTGACGTTGTCGACGGCACGCCCGACGGTGTCCGCGAAGGTGCCGGAACTCGACCCGTGGTTCCTCGATCGCCGCCGTCCCCCGATGCCGCCCGCGCCGGCCGCCGTCCCACTCAGCCGCGGCGCCGGATTCACCGAGCAACTCCAGTCGGCCGCGCCGGAGTTCGGCGCCGCGGACCTCGCCGTCGCCAAGGCGACGATCGAGCAGGGCGTGACCGCAGCGAGCTACACCCCGCCGCGCCCGGTCGCCGTTCCCGGCGACGGTACGACGCACCGCGCGACCATCGCCGCGATCGACCTCGACGCCGAACTCGACTACATCACGGCTCCGGTCCGCTCGACCGACGTGCAACTGCGGGCGACCGTCGTGAACTCGTCCGCGCACACCCTGCCGGCCGGGAAGGCCGCGATCTTCCACGAGGCGGACTTCGTCGGCTCGGCCGCGCTGCCGGTCTGGGCGCCGGGCGAGGACGTCGAGCTCGCGCTCGGGCTCGACGACCGCGTCCGGGTCGAGCGCAAGCTGGTACGGCGGGACGCCTCGAAGGCCACGCTCGGCTCGACACGCCGCCGGCAGGTCGAGTACGAGACGAAGGTCGAGAACCACACGCCGCGCAAGGCGCGCATCACGGTCCTCGACCAGTACCCGGTGGCCCGCGACCACGAGATCACGGTGAAGCCGCTCACCGCCGAACCCGAGCCGGCCGAGACCACCGACCTCGGCGTCGTCACCTGGAAACTCGACCTCGAACCCGGTGCCGAGTCCGTGGTCAGACTCGCCTTCCGGGTCGACACCGGCAAGTCCGTCGAGCTGAGCGGCTGGCGCGAATAG
- a CDS encoding N,N-dimethylformamidase beta subunit family domain-containing protein codes for MLRRLLASAVALLVAVAAVVFVNRAADAAAANVSITATQASNGTTTLTYRATVLKAGTIREVTMAIPAGTTGRVTSANGTVSSVTRTVLRWRPSRVTTVAVGARLAIPLYGLKLPAGGPWTLGFKSIGTAGQVITSGAGVLQPLKTYTAAVAVRATNPIPGQTTSLTYQTTVTTAGTLAAVRMQLPTGATGAYTTVNGTLAVSAGYVTWKPKAPLNVAAGARLAIPVNGVKLSKYGGIMPLTVSATSATGAVLSSGSANVPFIAPPGEMPPVEETAFGAIPAGCPTAWPTTTAENAKAGTGDWVIPQTATGSIAAYLTEVSAACGDTIDLKVSSGNPVSVVAYRMGYYAGLGGREVWRQDNVPTVVQDKPTTGGTSADGKPLRMTTAAHWTKTLSIPVDKDWIPGTYLIKVSDGTTATYAPLTVRDDTGTKHALLIQQATTTWQAYNSYGGVSFYSGLETGSGRLSFDRPYNEGQGSGQFLTLEQGLVFWAESKGLDVTYWTNNDLDEYGGQLKSRAGTIFLPGHDEYFSPRMRSALSQAIAGGVNVANLGANTAYRKIVFTDDSRRAWDIDRYTAGYTSTTWRYDGDAYASQPLLGAEYICPVQGNTLTTGTSWIFAGVPNGTKLPGFIAGEVDYVWPGLYKHPGQTTVASGTGACRSNGRPAPMDITTYTAPSGARVLNGSTFAYGCYLVRRCPSNWAVPAPDATSQQAVTAMVGNITEWVSRGAIDVPADTTAARVRVTVPKYKLQTSTQP; via the coding sequence ATGCTCCGAAGGCTGCTCGCCTCGGCTGTTGCCTTGCTCGTTGCCGTTGCCGCCGTGGTGTTCGTCAACCGTGCCGCCGACGCGGCCGCGGCCAACGTGTCGATCACCGCGACGCAGGCGTCGAACGGGACGACGACGTTGACCTACCGCGCGACCGTCCTCAAGGCCGGCACCATCCGCGAGGTCACGATGGCGATCCCGGCCGGCACCACCGGCCGCGTCACCTCGGCCAACGGCACCGTCAGCTCGGTGACGCGGACCGTACTGCGCTGGCGTCCGTCCCGCGTCACCACCGTCGCCGTCGGCGCGCGCCTCGCGATCCCGCTGTACGGCCTGAAGCTCCCGGCCGGCGGCCCGTGGACGCTCGGGTTCAAGTCGATCGGTACGGCGGGCCAGGTCATCACGTCCGGCGCCGGCGTACTGCAGCCGCTGAAGACCTACACCGCCGCCGTCGCGGTGCGGGCGACCAACCCGATCCCCGGGCAGACGACGAGCCTGACGTACCAGACCACCGTCACCACCGCAGGCACCCTCGCCGCGGTCCGGATGCAGCTGCCGACCGGCGCGACCGGCGCCTACACCACCGTCAACGGCACCCTCGCCGTCAGCGCCGGCTACGTGACCTGGAAGCCCAAAGCACCACTCAACGTCGCCGCCGGCGCACGTCTCGCGATCCCGGTCAACGGCGTCAAGCTCTCGAAGTACGGCGGCATCATGCCACTGACCGTTTCCGCGACGAGTGCGACCGGCGCCGTACTCAGCTCGGGCTCCGCCAACGTCCCGTTCATCGCGCCGCCCGGCGAGATGCCGCCTGTCGAGGAGACCGCCTTCGGTGCGATCCCCGCGGGCTGCCCCACCGCGTGGCCGACGACGACCGCCGAGAACGCGAAGGCCGGCACCGGCGACTGGGTCATCCCGCAGACCGCGACCGGCTCCATCGCCGCTTACTTGACCGAGGTCTCGGCGGCCTGTGGCGACACCATCGACCTGAAGGTCAGCTCCGGCAACCCGGTCAGCGTCGTCGCGTACCGCATGGGGTACTACGCCGGCCTCGGCGGCCGCGAGGTGTGGCGCCAGGACAACGTGCCGACCGTCGTCCAGGACAAGCCGACCACCGGCGGTACGTCGGCCGACGGCAAGCCGCTGCGGATGACGACCGCCGCGCACTGGACGAAGACGCTCAGCATCCCGGTCGACAAGGACTGGATCCCCGGCACGTACCTGATCAAGGTCAGCGACGGCACCACCGCGACGTACGCCCCGCTCACGGTCCGGGACGACACCGGCACCAAGCACGCCCTGCTGATCCAGCAGGCCACCACGACCTGGCAGGCCTACAACAGCTACGGCGGTGTCAGCTTCTACTCGGGGCTCGAGACCGGCTCCGGCCGCCTGTCCTTCGACCGCCCGTACAACGAGGGCCAGGGCTCCGGCCAGTTCCTCACGCTCGAGCAGGGGCTGGTGTTCTGGGCCGAGTCGAAGGGCCTGGACGTCACCTACTGGACCAACAACGACCTCGACGAGTACGGCGGCCAGCTGAAGTCGCGGGCCGGCACGATCTTCCTGCCGGGCCACGACGAGTACTTCTCGCCGCGGATGCGCTCCGCCCTCAGCCAGGCGATCGCCGGCGGTGTGAACGTCGCCAACCTCGGCGCGAACACGGCGTACCGCAAGATCGTCTTCACCGACGACAGCCGGCGGGCCTGGGACATCGACCGGTACACCGCCGGCTACACCTCCACGACCTGGCGGTACGACGGTGACGCGTACGCGTCGCAGCCGCTGCTCGGGGCGGAGTACATCTGCCCGGTGCAGGGCAACACGCTGACCACCGGGACGAGCTGGATCTTTGCTGGTGTCCCCAACGGTACGAAGCTGCCCGGGTTCATCGCCGGCGAGGTCGACTACGTGTGGCCGGGTCTCTACAAGCACCCGGGCCAGACGACGGTCGCCAGCGGGACCGGTGCCTGCCGCTCCAACGGCCGCCCCGCGCCGATGGACATCACGACGTACACGGCGCCCTCGGGCGCCCGGGTGCTGAACGGCTCCACGTTCGCGTACGGCTGCTACCTGGTCCGGCGCTGCCCGTCGAACTGGGCGGTTCCCGCACCGGACGCCACCTCGCAGCAGGCCGTCACCGCGATGGTCGGCAACATCACCGAGTGGGTGTCGCGCGGCGCGATCGACGTACCGGCGGACACCACGGCCGCGCGGGTCCGCGTGACCGTGCCGAAGTACAAGCTGCAGACCAGTACGCAGCCCTGA